From the genome of Methanobrevibacter smithii ATCC 35061, one region includes:
- the ribB gene encoding 3,4-dihydroxy-2-butanone-4-phosphate synthase has translation MSKNDLEMGFEALRNGEFILVYDDDDREGEVDMIIASEFVTPKSVATMRDNAGGLICNCLAPQYCDAINLPFMTDIMEAASSKYPDLAELAPNDIPYDERSSFSIWVNHRDSFTGVTDHDRAMTISEMAIMLKEERYGDFGKTFRSPGHVCLLRGADGLVKNRRGHTEIGLAMCEMAGVTPVCVVCEMMDSKTGQATSVADAKKYAEENGLVLLKGEDIIKEYLKE, from the coding sequence ATGAGTAAAAACGATTTAGAAATGGGTTTTGAGGCATTAAGAAATGGTGAATTTATTTTAGTTTATGATGATGATGACAGAGAAGGAGAGGTAGACATGATTATCGCTTCTGAATTTGTTACACCAAAATCAGTTGCTACTATGAGAGATAATGCAGGTGGATTAATCTGCAATTGTTTAGCTCCACAGTACTGTGATGCTATTAATTTACCATTTATGACAGATATTATGGAAGCTGCTAGCTCAAAATATCCAGATTTAGCTGAACTTGCTCCAAATGACATTCCATATGATGAAAGATCTTCATTTTCAATATGGGTAAATCATAGGGATTCATTTACTGGAGTTACAGACCATGATAGAGCCATGACTATTAGTGAAATGGCTATCATGTTAAAAGAAGAAAGATATGGTGATTTTGGAAAAACATTCAGGTCTCCAGGTCATGTATGTCTTTTAAGAGGGGCTGACGGTTTAGTTAAAAACAGAAGAGGCCATACTGAAATTGGATTGGCTATGTGTGAAATGGCTGGCGTAACTCCGGTCTGTGTTGTTTGTGAAATGATGGACAGCAAAACCGGTCAGGCAACATCAGTAGCTGATGCTAAAAAATATGCTGAAGAAAATGGTTTGGTCTTACTTAAAGGGGAAGACATTATAAAAGAATATTTGAAAGAATAA
- a CDS encoding DUF120 domain-containing protein: MKIDGTVTTGLGKAAYFLSQDFYVNNFKKNCGFRPYPGTLNVIVPEEYLPQINKVKNECKNIIKPDEGFGAVKYIKARLNDEVTGAIVFPAKTTHEENYLEFIAKDKLRDKLNLEDGDTVSVEF, translated from the coding sequence ATGAAAATTGATGGAACAGTTACAACTGGTTTAGGCAAAGCCGCTTATTTTTTATCACAGGATTTTTATGTTAATAATTTTAAAAAAAATTGTGGATTTCGCCCGTATCCAGGAACTTTAAATGTTATAGTTCCAGAAGAGTACCTTCCTCAAATCAACAAAGTGAAAAATGAATGTAAAAATATTATAAAACCTGATGAAGGTTTTGGTGCTGTTAAATATATAAAAGCAAGATTAAATGATGAAGTTACTGGGGCTATTGTATTTCCGGCTAAAACTACACATGAAGAAAATTATTTGGAGTTTATAGCTAAAGATAAACTTAGGGATAAGCTAAATCTTGAAGACGGAGATACGGTAAGTGTTGAATTTTAA
- the tfrA gene encoding fumarate reductase (CoM/CoB) subunit TfrA encodes METKTISTDVLIIGSGGAGSRAAIEVDKAGLKGLIVSKGLTFRSGCTGMAEGGYNAVFKAVDADDSIEAHIEDTLKGGSYLNDKKLVDVLVHESPDRLIDLENYGAIFDRQESGKINQRPFGGQQYRRTCFQGDRTGHELMTALKEEIIKRDIQTIEEVMVTSLVLDESLRQVIGAVGLDLANSQIIYFKAKAVILASGGAGNLYPITSNTIQKNGDGFMLAWNAGANLIDMEQIQFHPTGMVTPDSKKGVLVTEAVRAEGGKLLNKDGQRFMKKYAPEKMELATRDVVARSIYQEIIEGRGSEHGGVYLDITHLPDELIDEKLETMVLQFKNVGIDIKNEKIEVAPTAHHFMGGVKINSDCSTNVHNLFAAGEVSGGVHGANRLGGNALADTQVFGKRAGESAAKVASKTDFKENPEMVHEEKTRIESLIKDGSINPIEFKNNLKKLMWEKVGIVRDEKNLNEALRQLQEMEKELNDLKVENKAQYNTELVTALEVINMVEIAILVVKSAILRRESRGAHFRSDFPESNDAWKRSIVLNKNKIKFEAR; translated from the coding sequence ATGGAAACTAAAACAATTTCAACCGATGTTTTAATTATTGGTTCAGGAGGAGCTGGTTCAAGAGCAGCTATTGAAGTAGATAAAGCTGGTCTTAAAGGACTTATTGTTTCAAAAGGACTAACTTTTAGATCTGGATGTACTGGAATGGCTGAAGGAGGATATAATGCTGTTTTTAAAGCTGTCGATGCTGATGATTCAATAGAAGCACATATTGAAGATACCTTAAAGGGAGGCAGCTATCTCAATGATAAAAAACTTGTAGATGTACTTGTTCACGAATCCCCTGACAGACTAATTGATTTAGAAAATTATGGGGCAATCTTTGACCGTCAAGAATCTGGTAAAATAAATCAAAGACCATTTGGTGGACAGCAATACAGAAGAACCTGTTTTCAGGGAGACAGGACAGGTCATGAGCTAATGACTGCTCTTAAAGAAGAAATAATTAAAAGAGATATTCAAACTATTGAAGAGGTAATGGTTACATCTCTTGTTTTGGATGAAAGTTTAAGACAGGTTATAGGAGCTGTTGGACTAGATTTGGCAAACTCCCAAATAATCTATTTTAAAGCAAAAGCAGTTATACTGGCTAGTGGAGGAGCAGGCAATTTATATCCTATTACATCCAACACCATTCAGAAAAATGGTGACGGATTCATGCTTGCCTGGAATGCAGGAGCTAATCTGATAGATATGGAACAGATTCAATTCCACCCAACAGGAATGGTAACTCCAGATTCCAAAAAAGGAGTTCTTGTAACTGAAGCTGTAAGAGCTGAAGGTGGAAAATTATTAAATAAAGACGGCCAACGCTTCATGAAAAAATATGCTCCTGAAAAAATGGAACTGGCTACCCGTGATGTTGTTGCAAGGTCTATTTATCAGGAAATCATTGAAGGAAGAGGCAGTGAACATGGCGGAGTTTATTTAGACATAACACATCTTCCTGATGAGTTAATTGATGAAAAATTAGAAACTATGGTTCTGCAGTTTAAAAATGTAGGCATTGACATTAAAAATGAAAAAATTGAAGTGGCTCCAACTGCACATCACTTTATGGGTGGTGTAAAAATTAATTCAGACTGCTCTACAAACGTACATAATCTGTTTGCTGCTGGAGAGGTGTCAGGAGGAGTTCATGGAGCTAACCGTTTAGGTGGAAATGCACTGGCTGATACTCAAGTATTTGGAAAAAGAGCTGGTGAAAGTGCAGCAAAAGTTGCAAGCAAAACTGATTTTAAAGAAAATCCTGAAATGGTCCATGAAGAAAAAACAAGAATTGAAAGCCTAATTAAAGACGGTTCCATTAATCCTATAGAGTTTAAAAATAACCTTAAAAAATTAATGTGGGAAAAAGTCGGAATCGTTAGAGATGAAAAAAATTTAAATGAAGCTTTAAGACAGCTGCAAGAGATGGAAAAAGAGTTAAATGATTTAAAAGTTGAAAATAAAGCCCAATATAATACAGAACTTGTAACTGCTCTTGAAGTAATAAATATGGTTGAAATAGCTATTTTAGTTGTAAAATCAGCAATATTACGTAGAGAAAGTAGAGGAGCTCACTTCAGGTCTGATTTCCCTGAAAGCAATGATGCCTGGAAAAGAAGTATTGTTCTAAACAAAAATAAAATAAAATTTGAAGCTAGATAA
- a CDS encoding amidohydrolase family protein, protein MTDNTILIKDALILNPLDFKEIKGSLLIKNDKIAEIGTDIDESNVDKVIDAKGKILLPGFVNTHTHLSMTLFRGLADDLSLDSWLNDNIWPMEANLTSEYCYIGALLGAIELIKSGTTTFSDMYFYMEDVAKAVEESGIRAVLSYGMIDFGDDEKREHEIKENIALFEKCNGMADGRIKVFFGPHSPYTASKDLLEDVRWLANEYNTGIHIHVSETQKEINDSLEAHDLRPFEYLDSIGFLGPDVVAAHSVWLSHNEIEIIKRNNVKISHNPCSNMKLASGIAPIQDLITNDICVGIGTDGASSNNNLDLIEELRTASLLQKVNLLNPKALTSNEALAMGTIKGAEVLGLEQEIGSIEVGKKADLILIDTNNANMVPDSSATSSNIIYSANGYNVDTTICDGKILMENRKLTTLDEEEIYKKARKAIEELKEASK, encoded by the coding sequence ATGACTGATAATACTATTTTAATTAAAGATGCATTAATTTTAAACCCTTTAGATTTTAAAGAAATAAAAGGTTCTCTTTTAATAAAAAATGATAAAATCGCAGAAATAGGTACTGATATTGATGAAAGTAATGTAGATAAGGTTATTGATGCTAAAGGTAAAATATTACTTCCTGGATTTGTAAATACTCATACACATTTGTCAATGACTTTGTTTAGAGGATTGGCTGATGATTTGAGCTTAGATTCATGGTTAAATGATAATATTTGGCCGATGGAAGCAAATCTTACATCTGAATACTGTTATATTGGTGCTCTTTTAGGAGCCATTGAATTAATTAAATCCGGAACAACCACTTTTAGTGACATGTACTTTTACATGGAAGATGTTGCAAAAGCTGTTGAAGAATCAGGAATTAGGGCAGTTTTATCTTATGGTATGATTGATTTTGGTGATGATGAAAAAAGAGAACATGAAATTAAAGAAAACATAGCCTTATTTGAAAAATGTAATGGGATGGCTGATGGAAGAATTAAAGTATTTTTTGGACCTCATTCCCCGTATACAGCTTCAAAGGATTTATTGGAAGATGTAAGATGGTTAGCTAATGAGTATAATACTGGAATTCATATTCATGTTAGTGAAACTCAAAAAGAGATAAATGATTCACTTGAAGCACATGATTTAAGACCCTTTGAATATTTGGATTCAATAGGATTTTTAGGTCCTGATGTTGTAGCTGCACATAGTGTATGGTTATCTCATAATGAAATTGAAATTATTAAAAGGAACAATGTTAAAATTTCACATAATCCATGCAGTAATATGAAATTAGCTTCAGGTATAGCTCCAATTCAGGATTTAATCACTAATGATATTTGTGTTGGAATTGGAACAGATGGAGCATCATCAAATAATAATTTGGATTTGATTGAGGAGTTAAGAACAGCTTCCTTACTTCAAAAAGTTAATTTATTAAATCCTAAAGCTTTAACTTCTAATGAAGCATTAGCTATGGGAACTATCAAAGGTGCAGAAGTTTTAGGACTTGAACAGGAAATAGGATCAATTGAAGTTGGTAAAAAAGCAGATTTAATTTTAATTGATACCAATAATGCTAATATGGTGCCGGATAGTTCAGCTACAAGTTCCAATATCATTTACTCCGCAAATGGTTATAATGTAGATACTACTATTTGTGACGGTAAAATTTTAATGGAAAATAGAAAATTAACTACATTAGATGAAGAAGAAATTTATAAAAAAGCCAGAAAAGCTATTGAAGAGCTTAAAGAAGCTAGTAAATAA
- a CDS encoding histone family protein, producing MSEIPKAPIARIIKDTGAERVSEDAKAELAEYLEEVARDVAIEANNVAKIAKRKTIKPEDIKLAIKNLE from the coding sequence ATGTCTGAAATACCAAAAGCTCCTATCGCAAGGATTATTAAAGATACTGGTGCTGAAAGAGTTAGTGAAGATGCTAAAGCTGAATTAGCTGAATATCTTGAAGAAGTAGCTCGTGACGTTGCAATTGAAGCAAACAATGTTGCTAAAATCGCTAAACGTAAAACTATCAAACCAGAAGATATTAAATTAGCTATTAAAAATTTAGAATAG
- the hisG gene encoding ATP phosphoribosyltransferase yields the protein MKLKIAVPSKGRISDPSISILEKAGLGLKDNANRKLISATFNKDIDVMFARASDIPKFVEDEIVDMGITGVDLINESEANVKELVDLSFGQTKLVLASPEDSTINSIDDLTSDMVVATEFPTLTKKYLEEHGLTSKIITLSGSTEIAPLIGIADLITDLTSTGTTLKMNHLKIVDVILESTIKLITNDNSFENKKELVEAVSTSIKGVIEAERKKLVMMNVKKENLDKVKKVMPAMTGPTISEVLSKEETVAVQAVIDEDVVFELVNDLRNAGAKDILVVPIERII from the coding sequence ATGAAATTAAAAATTGCTGTACCTTCTAAAGGAAGAATTAGTGACCCTTCAATATCCATCTTAGAAAAAGCAGGGTTAGGATTAAAAGATAATGCTAATAGAAAATTAATTTCCGCTACTTTTAATAAAGATATTGATGTAATGTTTGCTCGTGCATCAGACATTCCAAAATTTGTTGAAGATGAAATTGTAGATATGGGAATAACTGGTGTAGACTTGATTAATGAAAGTGAAGCTAATGTTAAGGAATTAGTTGATTTGTCTTTCGGACAGACAAAATTAGTTTTAGCATCACCGGAAGATTCCACTATAAATTCCATTGATGATTTAACATCAGATATGGTAGTAGCTACTGAATTTCCAACATTAACAAAAAAATACTTAGAAGAACATGGTTTAACATCAAAAATAATAACATTAAGTGGTTCTACAGAAATTGCACCATTAATTGGAATAGCTGATTTAATTACTGATTTAACCAGTACAGGAACCACATTAAAAATGAATCATTTGAAAATTGTTGATGTAATTTTAGAAAGTACTATTAAACTTATCACTAATGACAACAGCTTTGAAAATAAAAAAGAATTAGTTGAAGCAGTAAGTACAAGTATAAAAGGAGTAATTGAAGCTGAAAGGAAAAAGCTTGTAATGATGAATGTTAAAAAAGAAAATTTAGATAAAGTTAAAAAAGTCATGCCTGCAATGACTGGCCCAACAATTTCAGAAGTATTATCTAAAGAAGAAACTGTAGCTGTACAAGCAGTTATAGATGAAGACGTGGTTTTCGAACTTGTTAACGATTTAAGAAATGCAGGTGCAAAAGATATTCTTGTCGTACCAATTGAAAGGATTATATGA
- a CDS encoding flavodoxin domain-containing protein codes for MKIAIIYSTSSGITKKAAKILSNKIKAKIQLIPIEKAKTACLLKYDFIILAGSLYHGKVQGTLKRYISRNMGTLMEKPVALFMNCDEKSNTKSHLNKTFSEQLVKSSFISSNFGYEINPDEGNFIDKIKAKKTLSSENIPVLDMDEIDKFASYINNLIDKRIE; via the coding sequence ATGAAAATAGCAATAATTTACTCAACATCCAGCGGAATAACAAAAAAAGCTGCAAAAATTTTATCAAACAAAATAAAAGCTAAAATTCAATTAATTCCAATTGAAAAAGCTAAAACAGCCTGTTTGTTAAAATATGATTTTATTATATTGGCCGGATCATTATATCATGGAAAAGTCCAGGGAACCTTAAAAAGATACATATCCAGAAATATGGGAACATTAATGGAAAAACCGGTTGCTCTGTTTATGAACTGTGATGAAAAATCAAATACTAAAAGTCATCTGAACAAAACATTTTCAGAACAACTTGTTAAATCATCATTTATTTCTTCAAATTTTGGTTATGAAATAAATCCTGATGAAGGAAACTTTATAGATAAAATAAAAGCTAAAAAAACACTTTCCAGTGAAAATATTCCTGTATTGGATATGGATGAAATTGATAAATTTGCTAGTTATATTAACAATTTAATTGATAAAAGAATTGAATAA
- the pyrB gene encoding aspartate carbamoyltransferase, translated as MIKIFELKSIISIKDFERKDIDYILDEASKLEDIAKSKECCDELKGKILGLMFFEPSTRTRLSFETSMKRLGGNCIGIENTRSCSVSKGESIADTAKMFEGYSDALVIRHELEGVSKFISDIVDVPVINAGDGAGQHPTQTLLDLYTIKKELGQIDNLKIALVGDLKFGRTVHSLSNALGLYDNVELYFVAPKELRMPQEVLHDLNKKNIPYTEVDSIEEIIDKVDVLYVTRIQKERFGDLDEYLKIKGAYIVNKKMLEGKDVIVMHPLPRIDEIATDLDNTKHNKYFNQAFNAVPVRMAILKTLIKNNPKWNHIE; from the coding sequence TTGATTAAAATTTTTGAATTAAAAAGTATAATTTCAATAAAAGATTTTGAAAGAAAGGATATTGATTATATTCTAGATGAAGCATCAAAACTAGAAGATATAGCTAAATCAAAAGAATGCTGTGATGAATTAAAAGGTAAAATCCTTGGATTGATGTTTTTTGAACCGTCAACAAGAACAAGATTATCTTTTGAAACATCTATGAAACGTTTAGGTGGAAACTGCATAGGTATTGAAAATACAAGATCATGTTCTGTTTCCAAAGGGGAAAGCATAGCTGACACTGCAAAAATGTTTGAGGGTTACAGTGATGCTTTAGTTATTAGACATGAATTAGAAGGCGTATCCAAATTCATATCAGATATTGTTGATGTTCCTGTGATAAATGCTGGAGACGGTGCTGGTCAGCATCCTACCCAGACATTACTTGATTTATACACTATCAAAAAAGAATTAGGGCAAATTGATAACTTAAAAATAGCTTTAGTCGGTGATTTAAAATTTGGTCGTACAGTACATTCCCTGTCCAATGCATTGGGATTATATGATAATGTGGAACTTTATTTTGTAGCTCCTAAAGAATTAAGAATGCCTCAAGAGGTTTTACACGATTTAAACAAAAAAAATATTCCATATACTGAAGTTGATAGTATAGAAGAAATTATTGATAAAGTAGATGTTTTATATGTAACCAGAATCCAAAAAGAACGTTTTGGAGATTTAGATGAATACTTAAAAATAAAAGGAGCTTATATTGTTAATAAAAAAATGTTAGAAGGTAAGGATGTTATTGTTATGCACCCATTACCAAGAATTGATGAAATAGCTACTGATTTAGATAACACCAAACATAACAAATATTTCAATCAAGCATTTAATGCTGTTCCAGTTAGAATGGCCATTTTAAAAACTTTAATAAAAAACAATCCTAAATGGAATCATATTGAATAA
- a CDS encoding Cdc6/Cdc18 family protein, translating to MANIFDDLEVGKSVFKDKQPLDHRFLPENLPHRKEQITQIAKYWIEALNNVTPSDITIYGKTGTGKTAAAKFAREQLNEAASNKNVFIKVEYIRCTDYTTEYQVIAQLCQKLGRNVPHRGWTKGEVINTFRDIFRRNAYGKKLILIVILDEIDILLSKDGDGILYTLTRTDNVSILSISNYVEFKQFITPRVMSSLRDKEIVFPPYGADQLADILSERASLSFKEDTIESDVIPLCSAMAAKEEGDARYALDLLRTAGEIADEEESDKIIGDYVRRAKDRIEHNKITDVILTLPTQQQRVLDAILRLTQNNEEITSGKLYDTYKEVSKGDSVTYRRIFDFINELEMLGIISTNTISRGRGKGRTNIITLQCDTDLLEKTLYSI from the coding sequence ATGGCAAATATTTTTGATGACTTGGAGGTAGGAAAATCAGTTTTTAAAGATAAACAACCTTTAGATCATAGGTTTTTACCTGAAAATTTACCTCACAGGAAAGAACAGATAACACAAATAGCTAAATATTGGATTGAAGCATTAAATAATGTTACTCCATCTGATATTACTATTTACGGAAAAACAGGAACTGGAAAAACAGCAGCAGCAAAATTTGCTCGTGAACAGTTAAATGAAGCAGCATCTAATAAAAATGTTTTCATAAAAGTTGAATATATTCGATGTACTGACTACACAACAGAATATCAGGTTATTGCACAACTGTGTCAAAAGCTTGGAAGAAATGTTCCTCACAGAGGATGGACAAAAGGAGAAGTTATTAATACTTTCAGGGACATTTTCAGAAGAAATGCTTATGGAAAAAAACTAATTTTAATTGTTATTTTAGATGAAATCGACATATTGCTCAGCAAAGATGGTGATGGAATTTTATATACATTAACAAGAACTGATAATGTATCCATATTGTCCATTAGTAATTATGTTGAATTTAAACAGTTTATCACACCTAGAGTAATGAGTAGTTTAAGGGATAAGGAAATTGTTTTTCCGCCTTATGGTGCTGATCAATTGGCTGATATTTTAAGTGAAAGGGCTAGTTTGTCATTTAAAGAAGATACAATTGAAAGTGATGTTATACCATTATGTTCAGCTATGGCAGCTAAAGAAGAAGGAGATGCAAGATATGCTCTGGATTTACTTAGAACTGCTGGGGAAATAGCTGATGAAGAAGAATCTGATAAAATCATTGGCGATTATGTAAGAAGGGCAAAAGATAGAATTGAGCATAATAAAATTACTGATGTTATTTTAACTCTACCAACTCAACAGCAAAGAGTTTTAGACGCTATTTTAAGACTTACTCAGAATAATGAAGAAATAACATCAGGTAAATTATACGATACCTACAAAGAAGTATCAAAAGGAGATTCTGTAACATACAGAAGAATTTTTGATTTTATAAATGAACTTGAAATGTTAGGTATTATTTCAACCAATACTATATCACGTGGACGTGGAAAAGGAAGAACTAATATTATAACACTTCAATGCGATACTGATTTACTTGAAAAAACACTTTATTCAATATGA
- a CDS encoding DUF2299 domain-containing protein, producing the protein MTIEQDVKNWLADEGVFREKAADENADFHFVIEFPKDNVMDVVKPKEKDVIVIGCATQVAPEHISLMQNASPQEKNKFLFDVSTNLNLFLVDYELKVDQDILQQYVVTDNIYEDGLTKDALFKTIKRVFKAKLHCIMLLNYDFGNLNNNNSKPHNENSMFV; encoded by the coding sequence ATGACAATTGAACAAGATGTTAAAAACTGGTTAGCTGACGAAGGTGTCTTTAGAGAAAAAGCTGCTGATGAAAATGCAGATTTCCATTTTGTTATTGAATTTCCTAAAGATAATGTAATGGATGTTGTAAAACCAAAAGAAAAAGATGTAATTGTTATTGGTTGTGCAACACAAGTAGCACCAGAACATATTAGTCTAATGCAAAATGCATCTCCTCAGGAAAAAAATAAATTTTTATTTGATGTAAGTACTAATTTAAACTTATTTTTAGTTGACTATGAATTAAAAGTAGATCAAGATATTTTACAGCAATATGTTGTTACTGATAATATTTATGAAGATGGTTTAACTAAAGATGCATTATTTAAAACTATTAAACGTGTGTTTAAAGCTAAATTACATTGTATAATGTTATTAAATTACGATTTTGGCAATTTAAACAATAATAATTCAAAACCACACAATGAAAACAGTATGTTTGTATAA
- a CDS encoding cobalamin biosynthesis protein → MFYNFDLINNFNILLSINSINSTYNILIFILLSLFSAIFLDIIYGELPTKIHPVVFIGSIISFFKNIFIKIKNRWSGLFLTLSTCIVSSVLLIILFYLFSFNIIIFYILFTLILSSTFSIRMLLDTASDVETDLKEDIDKARQAVSYLVSRNTDELTKEHIVSATIESLTENITDSYISPVFYFMIISIIGIFTDSYAVFVILILIPFNYRIFNTLDAMVGYETDELIDIGFVPAKIDDILNYIPSRIAGLFVVLSAFCLNFDYKNSYKILKRDARNCPSPNSGFTMASAAGALNIQLIKLDTYILGDNNKNIETSDIGRAVKLSKLAIFLFTVTIILFIIILYVIL, encoded by the coding sequence ATGTTTTATAATTTTGATTTAATAAATAATTTCAATATATTATTATCTATTAATAGTATTAATTCTACATATAATATATTAATATTTATATTATTATCATTATTTTCAGCTATTTTTCTTGATATAATTTATGGAGAGCTTCCCACTAAAATTCATCCTGTTGTATTTATAGGATCAATAATATCATTTTTTAAAAACATATTTATTAAAATAAAAAACAGATGGTCTGGTTTATTTTTAACATTGTCTACATGTATTGTTTCAAGTGTATTATTAATTATATTATTTTATTTATTTTCATTTAATATAATTATTTTTTATATATTATTTACTTTAATATTATCTTCTACTTTTTCTATTAGAATGTTATTAGACACTGCTAGTGATGTTGAAACAGATTTAAAAGAAGATATTGATAAAGCAAGACAGGCAGTTTCCTATTTAGTAAGCAGAAATACTGATGAGTTAACCAAAGAACATATTGTTTCAGCTACTATTGAAAGCTTAACTGAAAATATCACTGATTCATATATTTCACCTGTATTTTATTTTATGATAATCAGCATTATTGGAATTTTTACTGATTCATATGCTGTTTTTGTTATTTTAATTTTAATTCCATTTAATTACAGGATATTCAACACACTTGATGCAATGGTCGGTTATGAAACTGATGAATTGATTGATATTGGTTTTGTTCCTGCTAAAATAGATGATATTTTAAATTATATTCCGTCAAGAATAGCTGGTTTGTTTGTTGTTTTATCTGCATTCTGTCTGAATTTTGATTATAAAAACAGCTATAAAATATTAAAAAGAGATGCCAGAAACTGTCCAAGTCCAAATTCAGGTTTTACAATGGCTTCAGCTGCAGGAGCTTTAAATATACAATTGATTAAATTGGATACATACATTTTAGGAGATAATAACAAAAATATTGAAACAAGCGACATAGGCCGTGCTGTTAAATTATCAAAATTAGCAATATTTTTATTTACTGTTACAATAATTTTATTTATAATTATATTATATGTGATATTATGA
- a CDS encoding cobalt-precorrin 5A hydrolase, producing the protein MKIAIISVSKKGYELSLLLKEHLDKDSTIINTDIYYKDVKNTFKLLFYEYDAIIAIMASGILIRSIAPLIKSKVCGPAILNIDENANFVISTLSGHLGGANKLTSKVANMLNATEVITTATDVNKKLGVDVIAKDLYLTVKNPKEIVYFNKAILNNEEIIFRVNSKENYDFLFDYLNENTLEIDVSIEFTSSINTDEIHVLYKNHKLIMKIEDIVVGIGCRRGKSKEDILTGLDKALDDLNISKKRLSKLASGEIKKEETGILDLSKMLNIPVNFVEMDKLTLFKSEDIHESEFVKSKFGVGSVSEASALITAGFDSKLIYKKTAFDGVTIALAVSKKD; encoded by the coding sequence ATGAAAATAGCTATTATATCTGTTTCAAAAAAAGGTTATGAACTATCTTTATTATTAAAGGAACATCTGGATAAAGATTCAACTATCATCAACACTGATATTTATTATAAGGATGTTAAAAACACTTTCAAATTATTATTTTATGAATATGATGCAATTATAGCTATTATGGCTTCTGGAATTTTAATTAGAAGTATTGCACCATTAATCAAATCAAAGGTTTGTGGTCCTGCTATTTTAAACATTGATGAAAATGCTAATTTTGTAATCAGTACATTATCCGGTCATCTGGGAGGTGCTAATAAACTTACATCAAAAGTAGCTAACATGTTAAATGCAACAGAAGTCATTACAACTGCAACTGATGTCAACAAAAAGTTAGGTGTTGATGTAATAGCTAAAGATTTATATTTGACAGTTAAAAATCCAAAAGAAATCGTATACTTTAATAAAGCTATTTTAAACAATGAAGAAATAATATTCAGAGTCAACAGTAAAGAAAACTATGATTTTTTATTTGATTATTTAAATGAAAATACACTTGAAATTGATGTTTCAATTGAATTTACCAGTTCCATAAATACAGATGAAATACATGTCTTATATAAAAATCATAAACTGATAATGAAAATTGAAGATATTGTTGTCGGTATTGGCTGCAGACGCGGAAAATCCAAAGAAGACATTTTAACAGGTCTTGATAAAGCACTTGATGATTTAAATATTTCTAAAAAAAGATTATCTAAACTAGCTTCAGGTGAAATTAAGAAAGAAGAAACAGGTATTTTGGATTTAAGTAAAATGTTAAATATTCCAGTTAATTTTGTTGAAATGGACAAACTGACTTTATTCAAATCAGAGGATATACATGAATCCGAATTTGTAAAATCTAAATTTGGTGTTGGCAGTGTGTCTGAAGCTTCTGCTTTAATTACAGCAGGCTTTGATTCAAAATTAATTTATAAAAAAACAGCTTTTGATGGTGTTACAATAGCTTTAGCTGTTTCTAAAAAAGATTAA
- a CDS encoding UPF0147 family protein: MSNQTIDEVSEILEYIMENNTVPRNIREAAQESNNLLKDESQDQSVKVSTVLTKLDEISNDPNIPVHARTLIWEVLSKLESI; encoded by the coding sequence ATGTCTAATCAAACAATCGATGAAGTATCAGAAATATTGGAATATATTATGGAGAACAATACAGTTCCACGTAACATAAGAGAAGCAGCACAGGAATCTAACAATTTATTAAAAGATGAATCCCAAGATCAGTCTGTAAAAGTAAGTACTGTTTTAACTAAATTAGATGAAATTAGTAATGATCCTAACATACCAGTTCATGCAAGAACTTTAATCTGGGAAGTCCTTTCTAAATTAGAATCCATCTAA